The following DNA comes from Cuculus canorus isolate bCucCan1 chromosome 7, bCucCan1.pri, whole genome shotgun sequence.
TTATCCAACTGCCTAGGATCATCCAACCAGGATTAGCTACTTCTGCAGAACCTCCTCAGCCTGAGACCAGTGTTGCATGTATACATTTCTGTGGAGCTACTTTGCATATAAGCACCATTATCTTAATCTCATCCTTCTTGCCCCAGCCAGACATCTATAAAGCCACTTCTTGGCCTGTTTGAATGCACCTGCTGCTCATGAGAAATATAGGGCTCAGTGTTACGTGACAAATCGCAACTCGCTTTAATTCCCTGGATGCTAAAATATTCCCTTGTACATCACCTCCCACAGAACGGCTTTGCCTGGTGTGGCGTTTGGCATTATGATCCTGTCTCTTTTGGTCTTCGGGAAGCTGGTGGTCCTTATTTTCATGAGGGAGTTGCTGGCTCACGAAAATAGTAACTATGTATTGTACAAACATCTTCATAAAGTATTGTCATTATCTTCAGCAAATGGACCTTAAGACTTCTGCTAGTGGCAGTCATGTTGGAATGTCTGAGCTCTGTGTCTTAAGCTCCTTGTACAGCAGCATGGAAGGTCCTAACTGTTCCTGCTTCACTCTCTGACAAATTCTCAGGGACTCTAGCATGAGCAGGTTTTCATCCCATTAGCAACATCACTTGATTTTAAACATAGTATTTCTGAAACACAGTTTAGCAGGAGGTTTTCAAACAAACACCTAATGAATaatacatagaaaaagaaagaaggcagctTAAGAAATTTAGATAAAATTAAACCAGAGGCTATTAAATATTGTAGCAGTCATTACATCTAGAAGTCATCTGCCATCTATCCAGgatatttatacattttatgTATAATGGAAATGAGATTTGGTTTAACCTTGTCACAATGTGATCTATTTGTGTCTCTCAGAGCTCAACATTTGACACCATCTTTGGCTGTGACATTTGCCTctataaaatgcaattaataaaCCAGCAGTGTATAAAGATGTAATTTGCTGCTCAGATGGTGAAAATGCCTTTAAATCTGCAAAGAAACTATGTGACAGATGTATTGGTGGATTGTAAAATCcaagattttctatttttttagaCACCATCATATCTCATATATTCTTTTTGTCCTATCCAACAGCTTGCCAAGTGCCTTCATTCATTGATGCAAAATAAAGCTGGAGAAATAACATCACACAgatgttattttgaaaagattttacaaaatatttttatatagagAATATGTTATATAAAGTATGTAAGTGGCATATaagtatattatttatattatatgtatatgtacTATTATGTAGGGACTAGGATTGGAAATAATTCTGGGCAACAAGGGATATATTTATCTCCTCAGGATGGGATTTTGCCCCATCTGTGATGCAGAATGCTGTTGAAGTAATGAGAGAGATTTAAATTGAGAAGGAAGCTTGCAGGAAAGTTACACTTgctttttctgatatttgtgaGAATTTAGTCCTTGAGAAAGGCATTTTGACAGGCTGCAAAGCAGGCTTGGCAGGATTCTGCAGGCAGGCAACGGCACTAGTATTTCTAGTTCTGCATCCAGGCCAAGTGTTGAATACAGCCAACTCAAGGACTTGTCATTTAGTAACTCAGTTACAGAGCAGACTGTCTCCTCTTCATCTCCTGCCTGCTTGATCTGCTCTGTGAAATGCACTGGCACCAAAACCACCCAATGCTCAGGAACtctggtatttttaaatatttccttaggTTTGTGGTGGGGGTAGTCTTCACATTTACCTGAGGAAAATACTGGCTAAGAACCTGTGCTAGGAATATGTGAGTGGGGTGGGGAAAGTAGCAGGGGGAtagtttggggggtttttttataaaataaaggaaatttaaagCAAATCATTTACATTTTGGTCAAGCAAACTTTCTAAACTTTCTGGTGTGAACCAGAAAGTGATCGGGAAGGATAAATGGATGAGGTTTTAAGTAATagataaaaaacattttcatacagtgaaaaaatacatgTGTCCTGTAGGGCTTTGTCCACGCTAGAGATATTTGTAGGCTACTTTTGGTATGTAACACATGTACAGGAGGCATTAATGCTTGAATGTTTTATTAGATGCTTTCACACCAATCCCCTTAGTTTCCTCCAGGAAGCTCGTTCAGTGGGCTTGGGCTATTGCTGTAATGCAGATGGCAGAGTCAATCCCTGCCTACACAGGCCAGAAATAAAGGGCTCCTGGAGGACTACAGTCAGACCTGGTTGCAGTAGCAGACACAGGTTCTAGATTGGTTATTAGCCACCTTTAAATAAAGGTGACAATAGTgcttgtatttttgttgttcagaaacaaatactcttgaactggaacatcactggcagagcagaggaggactCAGATTATGCCATTAGAATGATCAAGCAAGGAGTGACAGTTTAGAAGGGGCTCACAAGTCAACCTTTAACACCAATTAGGCAACCTAGTAAGcggaaaataaataaatttagtGATGGGTGGATATATCAACCATAGCTTGAGCAGACGGGAAGTTGAAATGTTGGTTTTAGGAAAATACAGATGAAGAGGGTTCTAGTTAAACTTTTTAGTGAATTAATAGAAAGAAGATACGTCTTTTATAATTATAACTAATTAGTAGGAAGAGTCCAGTTTTTACCCCTGTACCTCACTGACAGCTTAGGAAATAGAAGCACGGTTACATTAACTGTCATCTCAGGTAAAGTGAATGCTGAGAAATCCCACAGGAATGGCAGAATAACAGAGCAAGTTTCAGGGTAAATTAACGGTAGAGCACTGAGTCTGtgtgcaggaggcagaggatgagcgtaaagcagaaagcaggaacaAGGACAGACAAGTCAGACATGCATTTGTGGTTTCTGGAGGCAGACTGATACAAAGCAGGGGTGTGATAGGCATTATCAATGCTGCAATAGTCCCACTCTGTTCTTACCCGGGAAAGGAGGGTGGAAAGGAAGGCAATGCATGGTTACCCTGCAGTGAAAATCTGCCCATATAACACCAGGAACATTTTGTCAATCTACCACAGAGGCATTACTGCAGCAGCCAAGTGTTCCTGGTGTACGTAAAACCCAAAGATTGATGGgaacatttttgaaagaaatgcattaGGTAATTAGAGAAAAGACGAGGAGATAAGATAGCAGAGAAACTTGTATGACTTGCAGAGCTATAAGAGGTCTGGGAGGGGAGATATGACATTAATTCTGTAACCTCAACAAAAATTTCAGCAGAATGTTAATTCTAGGGCAACAGCTGTCTTTTACTGATTCTTCAGTTCATAAAACATACTTTATAAGCAGCGAGGAGCCGGCCAACTGGTACAAGTGAACAGCCTTGACCTTTAcgtttttctgtttcagaaccTTCTCCAAACCCCTCGCCCTGTGCCTGGTGCTTATAACCTTATGCTACAGTCTCAGCAGAACGCAATGAGTGAGTTTGTCCACTTGGTTGCCTCAGCCTAGAGAGGAGCAGGCTTGGGAAGTCCTGTTCCGCAcgaaaataaatttgaaacaaaacaaaacaaaaccccttgTAGAGAAAGCgggatggggagcagcagccTCCCGGGATGCTGGACCCGGTGCGCTCCCCCGGGGCTGCATTCCCCAGCGCCCTTTGAGGCCCCTTCAGCTCTATAAATGCCATTTGCATCGGGATAGGATGTAACAAGAGCTGTAAATCACTGACGGCGGAATGAACTCCTCCTCGGGCAGACACGACGGAGCCGAACCTCCCCGAGCTGTGGCGATGTGTGAACGGTATCTTTTgttgcgggggggggggggggggggagaggacTGATGGCAATTAGATGATACTTATCTGTCCCTTTGATGTGCATTTACACAAACAACGTTTTTCTCTGGGACTTGCGGTATAAAGGAGAAGCCGTGCTCCCAGACACCCTCCTTCCCGGCATCTCTGACACACGGCACAATGACCAAGGCCCCTTTCTCTGTGGAGTGGTTGTCCCAGAGCAGCCAGGCCCTCAGGAGCCCCGCCGAGGCCTCCCCGCACCGAGCATCCTCCGCGGACCCCCGCTCCGGCTTGAGCGAAGGGAGCACGGAGCAGCCCGCCGGCTCGCGGGCCGGGGGGGGAGGCGGCAGCAAGGACGGCTCGGCGGAGCGCCCCGCCGCAGGTAACCGCGGGCTCGGCGGCCGTCGGGGCGCCCCGGTGGGAGCCACTCCCGGAGCCCCGATAAGGGGTAACGGAAGCGAAGGGAGGCGGGCGGGCGCCGCCGAGGTCCGCGGGACCTGGCTGaccccttttcttcctctcgCCCGTccccaggagcagagcagcccccGCCGGAGGGCACCGCGGAGTGCTCGGTCCCCGAGGAGCCCGGCGGCAGGGGCGGGCGGCGGCTGCGCACGGCCTTCAGTGCGGAGCAGCTCAGCACCCTGGAGAGCTCCTTCCAGAGGCAGCAGTACCTGGGCGCGGCCGAGCGCCGCCGGCTGGCGGGCAGGATGCGGCTCTCGGAGGTGCAGGTGAGCGCGGGGGCGCCGCGGGGGCgcgggccggggccggggccaGCGTAaccccccctctcctccttccctctccgCCAGATCAAGACCTGGTTTCAGAACCGCCGGATGAAGCTCAAAcggcagctgcaggagctgaggaCGGAGCCCTTCTGCAGCCCCCCTCTCCCTTATGGACCTCAGGGCGCTGTTCTGCCGTTGCCGCTCACGTACGTGGCCCAGGCACCGCCCCTGCCCCAGCCCGGGGCCGCCTCGAGGAGCTTCGCCTTGGCCGCTCTGCCGGCACCTGCCCTGGACCTCAGCAGCGCCTGCAGAGCGGAGCCCGTGGGCTTTTGGGCGGCACCCTACTTCGCAGGGTACAGGGATCCCAGAGCCTTCTTGCTGGGGGTCTGACCCTCTGACACGGACTATGACTGAGGAAGATTTGCACTACTGATGGCTGTCTGGGCTGCCCTTGGCTGGATCTGCCTGGTGGAGTTACGATGCAGCACGGAGCAAAAACAGAGGCATAAGGACAATCTGAATCGTGGGCATCGGGCCCCTGCGTTTGTAGGGAActgtgtaaaacaaaacaaacaaaaaccagtgAGGTAAATACTAATATAattggaatattttaataaacctgaactttttccagctttcctgtgaaTTCCTTCCACAAGTATTGTAGAGCTATTTATCGTGCCCTAAAAGAGAGCTCCTCTTCATTAAAGGAGGCATAGACGACTCCTGCTCTAGATCTGTTCTCGCCCCTGCAATTTGCTGAAGGTGAGTGCAAAACTAATCATGGATTTCCTCTCAAGCCGGAATCCAATCCCTTCAGCCATGTCCTAGGTGGCACTTTCTCTGATGGGGCTGTGCTTTTAACCAACTTTGTGGACACATGTATCTTAACTGTTTTCATGCGCAGCCTCAGTAGATTAGCAAGGGGCTCCTGCCTAAAGAGACCTGGGAGGAGACTTCTTGTCTAAAGAGATCAAGCCTTGAAATTTCTTATCAAAAAAACAGTATCTTGCATCCATCTCGCATGCACCTAGTGGGGTATGAGGGTAATGCTCGAAAGAAATGCAGCGTTCCAAAGCTGGTTTTCCCGAGGTGGTAGTAAATTTTGTTACCATTCTGCTGTgcacttttaaaatttgaataaTGCTCTAGAAAATTTTAAGCTCAATATGGCCTGAATTCAGGCTAGAGAAAGGGCTCTGGGAGATAAACCTTGACTGATGTAAGTTGTCATAAATCTTTCAAAGGCAACTGTCAAGTAACATGAAAAGAGCAGTAAAGATTTCCATCACTTTAGAGCTGATCTCGGAGGTTATAGgggttattaaaatatttcctgcgCATTTGTAACCTGGGCTCACGTAATGAATGATCCGAAGGTTCTGTGTCAGTCACCCTTGAACACacccatttattttcttttctatgcaGGGGACAGTATGCCACTTGAGTACACTTACCGGTTAAAAAGCAACATTAGGCGCCTCTGAAGGCTATGGCCTTTTTTCTGAGTGGCTGTCACTTTTGGAAGTCTTGCTAATTATTTTGTAATCCAGGCtatatttttttagctttttgaGGCATTAGTATTTGTTCGCAATTGCACAATTAATGTGTGTTTAATGCAAGAGTTTTAGAACACAAATAAGGGCTCAGGTGCTATCAGTATCGCTGAGATTGTTTCAGAAATATGGTGTAGTTCGGGATTAAGGAAATTTGTTGACACGAAATAAAAATTCCCACTGCATGGAGGCTTGTTTCTCAAAGTCAGATATTACTaaaatttttattgttaaaaaaaaaaatcctcatttcaCTGCTCTTTCAAATGCCATCAGGGAAGTGGGATGTTTCCAAAACGAGCTCTGCAGCgctaaatattttctgtgctcgcaagcagtgacattttttaaatggcaaaacAGCAACGGTCAAAAAGCCCAAAACTTACTCTCGAAACTCGATTTGGCTATCCCATTTCCAAGATCTCCTTATAGTCTTGTACGGCCACAGAGGATCCCACCTCTCCAAAAACTTTGTTTACCCAGGAATAGGAACAGTgctattatattattattaccTCGTGCTATTATAGGCCCAAACCGGCAGTATTGGAGCCTGTGGAGAAGGGGGGACACAACCCCCCGAGGGCTGCCCCCAGCGCTGCGGGAGCGCCCCAGTCCCGCACCAAATGCGGAGcgaagggagaaagggaagcgCGGACGGGCCCCATCGCAGCTGGGCCCAGCGGAAACGAGAGATCAAAGGcctggggagagagagggagaacaaAGTGCTGCCACCCGCGGAGGGGAGATGCTTCCCTGGGGACGGGGTTTGTGCGGGAGCAGTGTTCTCCTCCCACAGGGAGAGTTGTAAGGGAGAGGCAAGAGAACACCTTGTCGGGGTCTCCAAATCTTCGGGGGGGTCTGTCTGTCCCGCGCTCCCCCGGATCCGCCGCCCCGTCCGCGCAGCCGAGCTGAGCCGCGCGGTGCGGTGGGACGGGAGGGCACAGGGCCGGCCCGGCGCTGCCTCCGTCCCGCGGCAAAGCCCTGGAGCGAGCCAGAGGCAACGGGAGCTGCCGGGACAACGCACAGTGCTGCAGCCTTTGCACAAGCTAAGCccgcgggggctgcggggaccACATTAGGACGAGCGGGGCCGAGGGGTCCTGTAGCCTTAAGGCAGGCGAGTTTCATTCTAGGACCGCGAGGTTGCTCGGGGTGCCCTCCCTTAAGCCCATGAGCTGCGGAACCGCTGGCGAGGGAGAAGTCAGGCTCTGTTTAAAAAGGTGCTAATGATCACTTAACATAATGAGTCCTTGGTCACTGTATGCTCAACAAGCACACGAAATATCTTTCCAGTGTTTTAGCAACGCTGCCTTGTAAATATTGCCGCGTCTCCCGACAATTTCTCGCATAAAGGCGAGCGGCGATGCTCTCTTGGCTGAATTCCCGATAGCAGCGGATTCCTCCGAATACCTACATGATCGTTCCTCTTCCACGTGCAAAGCCGCCGTTCTATAGAAGGTACCTACCACATTCCAATGGCCTAGGAAACtatgtgaaataatttctttttttttgctgaagcgGTACAATTCTGTTACTAAAACGTTGTTGTAAACTCTCCCTTTGATCTGGGAGAAAGAAACTTAAACAGTCCTTCATGTTTTACTCCTGCTAGGGCACATTTCTTATCCGCTGCCCTTTATCTCGGGCTGCAATAAAGGTACACCGGTGCAGGACTCCCGCACCCCGGCGGTGCCTCGCTGAGAGGCAAAGCGACCGTGCCCCGTCCCCGCAGCCGCTGCTGAGAGCCCCCTTCGCTCCCAGCGCCCCCCTTTGTGTCTTTAATCACATCGCAATAACCATCAGTACCGGAATGCTCTCCGGCAAGACAAAGCGAGGTCTGCAAGTCAGCTATAAATGGCAAAAGCTGAGCTGATTAGCCGGGGAGGAGCAGTTCGGTGCTTGTGCGGTGAAGCTGCTGGAGCTCCGGGCCTGGCGGCTTTCGAGGAAGAGGCTGTATAACCTGGAAACTGGGCTCCCCggggagagaaaggaggtgGGAGGGGAAAAGTGCCAGAGTACTAACTTCAAAGCCTTTCTCCCCTGCAGTGTGTGCGCGGAGGGGGAGAAACATGATTGAATTAGCGCAGCGGTAATGGCCGGGAGCCGCCTGCAGCCCGCGCTCGTTAGCGCCTGTCCCAATTTGGCCAGGGCAGCCAACGGGGGACTGGGAATAGGGTCGGGGTATTCcccccctgcagctcccagacaCCGTGGAGCCACTCCAGGGACCTCTTTACAAACCAGGTGAAGTTATTCGGAGTTATGTGCCGAATAACGAGAGATCTCGCACTGGCAGGCCATTACATCTAATTGCTGCCCATTATCTCTTTCTTTGATACGCAATTAGATGACAATTAACTTGATAAATCCCACTGAAGCGGGGGGGAGGGCGggcaggaagagaaaggagagataTCTGGGTTTCGACTTGTTTTTCGTGTAGGCTTTACTACTCATACAGCTTTTTCTTAAGCTCCTAAACCTTGGTGTAGTGTTATCTTCTAGTGGTATTTAGTAGGGAGCTAAATCCGGCAGCTCTTTGGTATTCAGGTAGGTTAAGTGCTTTAATTCTTGTTTTAGTGCTTAGTTATTGTGCCCGAGCTATTCTGGACAAATGTGGAGGTGTCACAAGTCCTCAGGCAATGTGCGATGGCTCGCATGGGAATTCAAGCCCCATTTTCTTTCGACCTAACTTGTTCATCTTATCTACGGGCTTTGTCCGTTCATTAGTTGCGCAAACAACTGAATGAGATTTCCCCGATAAATTGTTTTCAATGCAAAGCGCATGTTTGCTCCCACAGTTGCTGAATAGGAATATCTGGGCTTGCGGCGGGTGAGccgggagggaggagagggtgcAGCAGTGCCGAGTGAGTCAGTGGCATTTGCTATTTATGGTGTGTTAGCCCGCATTGTTCCTGTGGGCAAAGGAGCGACTGGGTGATGGCCCTGTTAGTGTTCACGGGTActtcaaacaaaaaagcatCTATTCCGAAACAATCGATCTCGTTGATGCCTAATTGACTATCTAATAGCACCTATCAGGACATCAAAGGAGACGCTGAATAACCTAGTTAGCATTTCCAAAGGGGAGCGGTGGAGGGTACAAACAGTGATCAATGGTCCCACGGCCGCAGGCAGGGAGCTCTGCCCCGGCCCTGCCTCTGCCTACAGCCCTGCCATTTCTGTGGCCCCggctgcagaagggaaaaatatcttGTCTTGTCTGCTGTTCCAGCAATGTTAACCTCGTTCCCTACAGTAAAACAGCTTACTTGACTCTGAAGGGTTACCCCAGACTCTGTCCTAAAAAACTGTTGCCTGATTGTGTAGCTAAGCGTAGTGGAGCTTTTGGGTTTGTGTGTGTTGGGGTTTTCTCCCGGGACAGGGGAGAGAATGGCATTGTTACTGCATCTTCTACTACCCCCACTCCTCCAGCTTTGTCAAGAAGACTTAAAAATCtctgtgcttttcagaaagaTAAATTATATGAAGCCGGTAACTTTGTAGCCCAGCAGGTCACAGGTCTGTTGAACTAGTATATCAGATCTTGATTTATGATGAATGCTAAGATAGTTTGCTAAgtatattgctttttttcatcaaCTACTTCTTACAAACGTGGCTAGCAGAAAGAAAGTTTGGAACATGAAGATTTGCTCAGttattgtaactttttttttttattcttctgttttccaatttgtggtcattttttttcctgctgtcacaAAAAAACAGGTGTGACTATTGTGAAGGGCTTAGTACACCAACAGCATTCTTGTGGAGTACAAATACTTCCAGCTTCTAGTAGTGGTGAAAGGTTGCAGACTAGATAATGGACTGAACCTTCCCCTCAACAATACCTTCACACATATAGAGCTGCTACAGTCCTGCCAGTTCTCATGAGCTTGTACTTTGTATGTGTGCACAAAGCCCCAGAAGAAATACTCCCATTGTGTACCAGTGAGATAAATCTACCATTTGTCCCTAGAAGTCTTTTAGAGTTCACATAAAAAGAGCACTTTGTCCTGATGACCTTAGCTGTGATTCTCACATCCTGGCATTAACCACTGCACCTAAATTTCAGGTTATCCTACTGAGTTACAAGCGCGCATAACTTATCAGTAAATTTCTTGAATCAAGCATGTTTCTTATGGTTGTAATACTTGCATGCAAATACagcacaataaatatttttagtatgtTTTTGAGAAATTGGTCTACTATGTTcttaatataaataatgtaaaaaaatacatgttttttccAAGAATCCGCAATATCCCCAACTGTCTCCTTTAAGCACCATATTTCTGCAAGGTGAGAAGAGGATttaactgctgctgcagaacctCTATCCACCCAGGGGCATCAAAGTTTTCAAGAGCTGCCACCTCTTTCTGATGGGAGCTACAATAGCGACATAACACCTCGTATCCCTTCCCCATCTGTTCCAGGGTTTTGTGGTCTGTTCGTGCAGCAATGTTCTTCCGGGACTCTGTGTGTGAGGGATCTTAGGGTTGggtataaatattttgtttgacaGGCAATTCAGTTTGGATCCTAATTTGGAGGTGGGGGTGGAATTAGCTTTCATTAACTTCTGGCACAGTGAGGCAGGTCAGCTGCTTCCCTGCATCCTCAGTAAGATGGCAAGGAAAAATGCAGTACTAATTCAGGGGTTCTAACAGTTTTGCTCTAAGGGACACATAATGTAAAAACGCAACTGCACAGGCTGGCCTCTCGGGACACAGCACTGAATGGTCGTCTCATGCCTGCTTTAATTTTGGCAGTAAGGTTGAAGTGTCCTTTCCCTAAATAATAGTCCCTGggtgggggggctgcagggcacagGGGACCCGGTGCTCTCTGGCTTGTCATAGGTTTCATCTGCTGGAGAACCAGTGGGAAGGCTGTCCTGAGGGGAGCATGCTGCTTGCTGGGCGGGTGTGCTCAGCTTAGGAGCTCCTGAGTCCCAGTGGTTTTCAGGTACCACCTCCAAACTTGTTTTTAACAAAGCAGTCAGGGTCTGTAGATAGTACACAACGCATTACAAGCAACAATTTGCTGTGAATGAATTTATACGTGTTGAAGACTGAGTTTCTCTGTTTGGATTTGTCCACACGCCGGGTCATTCAGAAATGGCTGCTCTGAAATAAGATGCAGATAGCCAGTACAGGTGCATTTGCTCCAGAAAAAGAGGGAACGAACACAGGTGGAACGTTCAGGAATAGTTATGACACCTAGAAGCTATTAGCATTAACGTGCAGGCACTTGGCTCTTTTGGGAAGCGGTGAGTCGCGTATCCCTGTTCATCTGTAATGTGTCTAGGAAATGCTATGGGCTTTAAATCCTCCCTTGTTACAGCGGTTTTGGTTGGGTCAGTGGCACTCACAGGTGTGTGTTTCTGACTCAGAGGGGAGTCTGGTCTTCAGCTCGGTGTTCAGCTGCTTGGGCTTTTGCACTGGCTTGTGCATTATCAGCCAAAATGACGGTCTTGTGCCAGCGGTAACCTCCACCAGCGGCTGTGCCCAAGACCCGGTGAGGAACAGCCCGGCCTCTCCATCAGAACTGTGCAGAGGCAAGTACAGcctctcccatccctgcccttgGGAGCTGATGTCGCAAGCAGAGCTCCAGCAGGAATCCAACTCCTGGGTTCCGTGGGCTTGGTAAGGCGTTTGCATTGCTGTGCTGCCCGGAGCGTTACCGCTCCCCTTGGGCCAGAGCTGGGGTAAGCCCGTGTGGCCCTTAGGAGGCGGGAGGGGTTGATATCGCACTGCCAATTCCGGGGGTCGCCGAGTTATGGGAATGCTTGAAATAATGAAACTGTGTAGTACGAAATGCGATTTTCTCTCTTGGTCTCTTATTATAAATTGAGGAGTTTTGGGGGTGTTGATTCGGTTTGgggtgtttgatttttttttttttttttaagagaaagaaaactcaagTCTGCTCATACGTGTGAGAGACGAGATTACTGCTCGGCTCTTACAAAGGAGCAATAATCTCCTGCCCCGTTAGGCTCAGGTTTGTCGTGTCCACTTGTTTCAGTTGTGCATCTTGCTGGGAACCCCGAGGAGTTTAGTGGAAACTGAGGTCTTGTCTGTGCATTCCCCCAGTCACAGGGATGGCGATAGCTTCCCTTGGTCTTTAGGAAGAGTCAAATGTTAAAATGTCCCAAGTATCACTCCTGCCAGTGGGGTCGTGGTCGGTGCAGTATTTTTCACCGGGCTGGCTAAAGGCCGGGTGCGAGTAGGACAAAAGCAGAGCCCGGACAGGGGCTGggctgccccttccccagccaaGGTCAGCTGGGAGGGTGTCTTGTTCTCCCCTGCATAACAAGGGTACCGTCCTTCTCGGGAAGCGACGTGTGGATTGGGGTAGTTTGAAGTTGATGAGGTGCGATCTTCGCCGCTCATTTAGTGCTTTGATGG
Coding sequences within:
- the LOC128852748 gene encoding homeobox protein MSX-2-like; its protein translation is MTKAPFSVEWLSQSSQALRSPAEASPHRASSADPRSGLSEGSTEQPAGSRAGGGGGSKDGSAERPAAGAEQPPPEGTAECSVPEEPGGRGGRRLRTAFSAEQLSTLESSFQRQQYLGAAERRRLAGRMRLSEVQIKTWFQNRRMKLKRQLQELRTEPFCSPPLPYGPQGAVLPLPLTYVAQAPPLPQPGAASRSFALAALPAPALDLSSACRAEPVGFWAAPYFAGYRDPRAFLLGV